A genomic region of Photobacterium swingsii contains the following coding sequences:
- a CDS encoding glycosyltransferase, translated as MEHVTLQVVQHLHPGGIEHLVLNLLRFSSPGYKQYVVALEGNKAEAITAWPELLPFKDQLFFLNKPKGKSFTTVIKLRHLIRTLNVNVVHSHHIGPLLYSRLATVTTPVRHIQTEHDSWHLHNAKQRRLTKWLLSSNKVQLVADAPRVALQLERMLGRPADHVILNGIDTDHFSPGHQLFSRQHLCLPLDKILIGCAGRLVKEKGLDIAIMALVQLPDDHHLVIAGQGPEASALKQLASQHQVSHRIHWLGYCSKMRNFYRAIDLFCMPSRQEGLPLALLEAQACGKSVVATKVGGIPDLLCPLSGILVESELPQLFASALIKGLKHNKEVSIHNARFVRDCADVRTMTTRYESLAF; from the coding sequence ATGGAGCATGTCACCTTACAAGTCGTTCAACACCTTCATCCTGGTGGCATTGAGCACTTGGTACTGAACTTATTGCGCTTCTCTTCACCTGGTTATAAACAGTATGTTGTGGCACTTGAAGGTAACAAAGCCGAGGCAATAACAGCATGGCCCGAACTGCTCCCTTTCAAAGACCAACTCTTTTTTCTAAATAAACCCAAAGGAAAAAGCTTCACAACCGTGATTAAGTTACGTCACTTGATCCGTACATTGAATGTCAATGTGGTTCACTCACACCACATAGGGCCACTCTTGTATAGCCGCCTTGCCACAGTAACAACTCCAGTTCGCCACATTCAAACCGAGCATGATAGTTGGCACTTGCACAATGCAAAGCAACGCCGGTTAACCAAATGGTTGTTAAGTAGCAATAAAGTACAGTTGGTCGCAGATGCTCCCCGAGTAGCATTACAGCTTGAACGAATGCTAGGTCGTCCAGCAGACCACGTTATTCTCAACGGTATAGATACCGACCACTTTTCACCCGGACACCAGCTTTTTTCTCGTCAGCACTTATGCCTTCCTCTCGATAAAATATTGATCGGCTGTGCAGGGCGTTTAGTCAAAGAGAAAGGCCTTGATATCGCGATAATGGCACTCGTCCAACTCCCAGACGATCACCACCTTGTAATTGCTGGACAAGGTCCTGAAGCATCCGCCCTCAAACAACTCGCCTCGCAACATCAAGTAAGCCACCGCATTCACTGGTTAGGCTATTGCAGCAAAATGCGAAACTTCTACCGAGCTATTGACCTTTTTTGTATGCCATCCCGACAAGAAGGCTTACCGTTGGCTTTGCTTGAGGCTCAGGCCTGTGGCAAAAGTGTTGTGGCGACAAAAGTAGGAGGGATCCCAGATCTACTATGTCCACTCTCAGGAATTCTGGTTGAATCAGAGCTCCCTCAACTGTTCGCTAGCGCATTAATCAAGGGGTTAAAACACAATAAAGAAGTCAGCATTCACAATGCGCGGTTTGTGCGCGACTGCGCCGATGTAAGAACCATGACAACCCGCTATGAATCATTGGCTTTTTAG
- a CDS encoding GumC family protein, producing the protein MRSKLFAQLYPLLLALWKHRYLVVIPMIVVPLLMTAGSMVKAKRYYGKTTILVQETAMLNPFLEDLSIAMNLKQRIKALRVLIHSKSVLDDVAVQSGLADAQDPEAIAYYYKMINQQLKLELIGNDVVQLGLTWHAPQEIPLILNTISSVFLEKLRAPGRASIDSSEVFLQRQLTATQHDLEAAEKELAIFKANNADNLPHLQGSNIQNDTQLKTLIRDTELKLLHAKSQRDNLFERLASTNPVIGMMEEKIVLAEAKLAILRASYTDKHSSIKALLLKLNRLKQERAKLMNSQQSLTQQEISQLWQRIASHSSSSDSKSQPILLSQFEKLQQAENQIQALNEELKLLKKQADNVNMMRAEYAELEQQLTTLQRNHDVKSRIYNRLFERFEMAKVTGQLGRFEEPDKLKIIDRPSVPTQPLNWPWWLNFCLGIAGGLGLGLSLACVVQLFDTRLYQSAHISRLTNAPVLIRIPNFQHSTN; encoded by the coding sequence ATGCGCTCTAAGTTATTTGCCCAACTTTATCCATTATTACTGGCTTTGTGGAAACATCGCTATCTAGTCGTGATCCCAATGATCGTCGTGCCACTTTTGATGACTGCGGGCAGCATGGTAAAAGCCAAACGCTATTACGGGAAAACAACTATCTTGGTGCAAGAAACAGCCATGCTAAACCCTTTTCTAGAAGATCTTTCTATCGCCATGAACTTAAAGCAAAGGATCAAGGCATTACGCGTGTTAATTCATAGTAAAAGTGTACTGGATGATGTAGCGGTTCAATCTGGATTAGCCGATGCGCAAGATCCAGAAGCCATTGCTTATTACTACAAGATGATCAACCAACAGCTCAAGTTAGAGCTCATTGGTAATGACGTGGTTCAACTCGGCTTAACGTGGCATGCACCTCAAGAGATCCCTTTGATCCTCAACACAATATCCAGTGTTTTTCTTGAAAAGCTTCGCGCCCCAGGACGCGCATCAATCGATAGCTCGGAAGTTTTCCTGCAACGCCAACTGACAGCCACCCAACACGATTTAGAAGCCGCAGAAAAAGAACTCGCGATATTCAAGGCGAATAATGCGGACAACCTCCCCCACTTGCAGGGATCCAATATTCAAAATGATACGCAGCTTAAAACTCTGATTCGCGATACTGAACTCAAGCTGCTTCATGCTAAATCTCAACGTGACAACTTATTCGAACGCCTCGCAAGCACCAACCCTGTGATAGGTATGATGGAAGAAAAAATCGTCCTCGCAGAAGCAAAGCTCGCTATCTTACGCGCCAGCTACACTGACAAGCATTCATCAATCAAAGCGTTATTACTGAAACTAAATCGACTCAAGCAAGAGCGCGCAAAATTAATGAATTCGCAGCAATCATTAACTCAACAAGAGATCAGCCAACTTTGGCAACGTATCGCCAGTCACTCTTCATCCAGCGATAGCAAATCACAACCCATTTTACTCAGTCAATTTGAGAAATTACAGCAAGCAGAAAATCAAATACAGGCACTCAATGAAGAATTGAAGCTACTAAAAAAACAGGCCGATAACGTCAACATGATGCGGGCTGAATACGCAGAGTTGGAACAACAGCTCACCACGCTACAACGCAATCATGATGTAAAGTCTCGCATTTACAACCGCTTATTTGAGCGCTTTGAAATGGCAAAAGTTACAGGTCAACTAGGACGATTTGAAGAACCCGATAAACTAAAAATCATTGACCGCCCAAGCGTGCCGACCCAACCACTTAATTGGCCTTGGTGGCTCAACTTTTGCTTAGGTATAGCAGGAGGGCTTGGGCTTGGATTATCACTCGCCTGTGTCGTGCAACTCTTTGATACGCGCTTATACCAAAGTGCTCATATTAGCCGACTCACTAATGCCCCCGTGCTTATTCGTATTCCAAACTTTCAACACAGTACCAATTAA
- a CDS encoding glycosyltransferase family protein has protein sequence MMEFLVFGEDWGRHPSSSQHIMSQLMHAYPVTWVNSIGLRQPRLNYRDIMRIKEKLFAKFTAAKPNTPSTVNTTENHQQADRQPTQIIQPLVWPLAQHTGLKLLNRLSLQRQLPEKRYQRIIWTALPSAIDLFSICESDLVIYYCGDDFSALAGVDHQATAAAEQRLMFRADLVFACSPMLQAKLQQLNPNNPVILLPHGVSISQFATPQPAPANIHLQQTSIGFYGSIDQWLDQELLKELAIQRPLINFYLLGPINTDISTLADTNNIHLLPAQPHKQLARYLQHWDMAILPFKNTPQIQACNPLKLREYLAAGCPTISSDFPATQPYRSAIQTATTTEQWLQAIDHYSHWGQTERQHYQTRTRQLIETETWQVRAKEVTDRISHQLKHKVS, from the coding sequence ATGATGGAGTTTCTTGTTTTTGGTGAAGACTGGGGGCGCCACCCATCCAGCAGCCAGCACATTATGTCGCAACTCATGCACGCCTACCCTGTGACTTGGGTTAACTCAATAGGGCTACGCCAGCCCCGCCTTAACTACCGTGACATCATGCGAATAAAAGAAAAGCTCTTCGCCAAGTTCACCGCCGCCAAACCCAATACACCTTCAACCGTTAACACGACAGAAAACCACCAGCAGGCAGACCGACAACCAACCCAAATCATTCAACCCTTAGTTTGGCCACTGGCGCAGCATACTGGATTAAAACTATTAAATAGATTGAGTCTACAGCGGCAGCTGCCTGAAAAGCGTTATCAACGAATTATCTGGACAGCGCTGCCAAGCGCTATCGATCTCTTCTCTATCTGTGAGAGTGACTTAGTCATTTATTACTGTGGCGATGATTTTTCAGCATTAGCAGGAGTAGATCACCAAGCCACTGCCGCAGCCGAACAACGCTTGATGTTTCGCGCCGATTTGGTTTTTGCTTGCAGCCCGATGCTACAAGCAAAATTGCAGCAACTGAACCCGAATAACCCCGTTATCTTGCTGCCACATGGTGTTTCAATTTCGCAATTTGCGACGCCTCAACCCGCTCCTGCCAATATTCACCTTCAGCAAACAAGCATTGGCTTCTACGGCAGCATTGATCAATGGTTAGATCAAGAATTACTCAAGGAACTCGCCATACAGCGCCCGCTAATTAACTTCTACTTACTCGGCCCCATTAATACGGATATTTCAACACTGGCTGATACTAACAATATCCACTTACTCCCCGCGCAACCGCATAAACAGCTTGCACGCTATCTACAACACTGGGATATGGCAATCCTACCCTTTAAAAACACACCGCAGATCCAGGCATGCAACCCCTTAAAATTAAGAGAGTATTTAGCCGCGGGTTGCCCTACTATCAGCAGCGACTTTCCTGCCACACAACCTTATCGCTCTGCTATTCAAACAGCCACCACCACCGAGCAATGGTTACAGGCTATTGACCACTACAGCCATTGGGGGCAAACCGAGCGCCAACACTACCAAACACGTACGCGCCAACTGATAGAAACTGAAACATGGCAAGTCAGGGCGAAAGAAGTGACAGATCGCATATCTCATCAGCTAAAACACAAAGTAAGCTAA
- a CDS encoding acyltransferase, with translation MIKGEHTMRALLKQHLTPVQLSKLKHSARTFRGYAFPVIPFFHASLYQCHLTLKNLFAWCLQKGYYTPLFLSQVHARPAQLQLYSGMPQILGQLRISLGDDCRISGISTLCGRVWGHETPELIIGKNVDIGWQNTLAVGRKIQIDDNVRLAGKVFLAGFPGHPLNPYDRAAGEPDLSHQVGDIHLCRNVWLGTGVMVMAGVTIGENSIIAAGSVVTKDIPSGVLAGGNPARIIKQLEY, from the coding sequence ATGATAAAAGGAGAGCACACTATGCGTGCATTACTTAAACAACACTTAACGCCAGTTCAACTCTCCAAATTAAAACACAGTGCTCGTACTTTTCGTGGTTATGCTTTCCCTGTGATCCCATTTTTTCACGCGAGCCTCTACCAATGTCACCTCACCCTCAAAAACCTATTTGCTTGGTGCTTACAAAAAGGCTATTACACACCACTTTTCCTATCACAGGTGCACGCTCGCCCAGCACAGCTGCAACTGTACTCAGGAATGCCACAGATCTTAGGACAATTACGTATCAGTCTTGGCGATGACTGCCGTATCTCTGGGATCTCAACCCTATGCGGCCGAGTCTGGGGGCATGAAACGCCAGAACTCATCATAGGTAAAAATGTCGATATTGGTTGGCAAAACACCTTGGCCGTAGGCCGAAAGATTCAGATAGATGACAATGTTCGCCTTGCTGGAAAAGTCTTTCTTGCTGGATTTCCAGGTCACCCACTCAACCCTTATGATCGCGCAGCAGGCGAGCCTGATTTATCCCACCAAGTGGGTGATATCCATTTGTGCCGTAATGTCTGGTTAGGCACAGGCGTCATGGTGATGGCGGGGGTGACCATTGGGGAAAACAGTATCATTGCCGCAGGAAGTGTTGTCACAAAGGATATTCCCTCCGGGGTACTGGCGGGCGGTAATCCAGCTCGTATCATCAAACAGTTGGAGTATTAA
- a CDS encoding O-antigen ligase family protein yields MAIVKQQLLAFICSLLFVLAWYKQGNIALVAGVLFVLPFVINQAFWVCLGFIIFSYFRIHEAFPVLMPFKIPQLLALASLAGLFWQLWLSRDKLEWHPLQTYLVLFSCWVLVCCFLATNRAEAFANFNGNFIKILIMVFAIAWLPTQLSQLKIVPFFLLISGLAIAVLAIMNKANGIGLVEGTRVTISRDIGSMLGDPNDLALVLQFPVAFALAYTFNGKVWLRVCCAVILVILIMGVIATQSRGGLLGIGCGIFTILVLKSRSFVLPTIITAIGGIALIALAGISDRASGGAAESGVDESAMGRIYAWQAAWRMALNHPFSGVGLDNFYFNYYLYSPHWDGKNHAVHSTWLQILSETGFVGLVLFLLVVIGALRLSYQLLQSLSLHYMAPFAQGLWLGLLSFSVGGTFLTQGTTWPLYILIALLLALHRLTRKV; encoded by the coding sequence ATGGCTATCGTAAAGCAGCAATTACTCGCTTTCATTTGCAGCCTCTTGTTCGTACTCGCTTGGTACAAACAAGGTAATATCGCGCTCGTCGCAGGGGTATTGTTTGTCTTACCCTTTGTAATAAACCAAGCCTTTTGGGTGTGCTTAGGGTTTATCATCTTTTCATACTTTCGGATTCACGAAGCCTTCCCTGTACTGATGCCTTTCAAAATCCCTCAGCTGCTCGCATTGGCAAGTTTAGCAGGGCTATTTTGGCAGCTTTGGCTTAGTCGCGACAAACTCGAATGGCACCCTCTGCAAACCTACCTTGTCCTCTTTAGTTGCTGGGTCTTGGTATGTTGCTTCTTGGCCACCAACCGCGCCGAAGCCTTTGCCAACTTCAATGGTAATTTTATCAAGATTCTTATCATGGTTTTTGCCATCGCTTGGCTTCCTACCCAATTAAGCCAACTTAAGATTGTGCCTTTTTTCTTACTCATCAGTGGGCTTGCGATTGCTGTGCTCGCCATTATGAATAAAGCCAATGGCATAGGTTTAGTAGAAGGTACCCGTGTCACGATTAGCCGAGATATCGGCTCAATGCTCGGCGACCCCAATGATCTCGCGTTAGTTTTACAATTTCCTGTCGCCTTCGCGCTCGCTTATACCTTCAATGGAAAAGTCTGGCTACGCGTATGTTGTGCAGTGATTCTTGTCATCTTAATCATGGGGGTAATTGCGACACAAAGCCGTGGCGGATTACTCGGTATCGGCTGCGGTATATTTACGATTCTCGTACTCAAAAGCCGATCGTTTGTTTTACCCACGATCATCACGGCAATAGGGGGGATCGCACTTATCGCACTTGCAGGCATAAGCGATCGTGCATCTGGCGGTGCGGCAGAGTCGGGGGTTGATGAATCAGCTATGGGACGGATTTATGCTTGGCAGGCGGCATGGCGAATGGCACTTAATCATCCGTTCTCAGGTGTCGGGCTTGATAACTTCTATTTTAATTACTACCTCTACTCACCGCATTGGGACGGTAAGAACCATGCCGTACACAGTACCTGGCTCCAAATACTGTCTGAAACAGGTTTTGTCGGGTTGGTACTATTCCTGCTTGTGGTAATTGGTGCCCTAAGGTTGAGCTATCAGCTACTGCAAAGTTTATCTCTGCACTACATGGCTCCCTTCGCACAAGGGTTATGGCTGGGGCTGTTGTCATTCTCTGTCGGTGGTACCTTTCTGACTCAAGGTACAACTTGGCCCCTTTATATTTTGATTGCCTTGTTACTTGCACTACACCGGCTGACAAGGAAAGTTTAA
- a CDS encoding lipopolysaccharide biosynthesis protein: protein MNAPLTVLIYGIALITSKLVGLLLQPWVTQWLGTTEYGRLDVLITLITCLSLIVTFGIPDAICRFAHDSAIKRDELLSGALGLLLLICCGCSLLFMTNIATIQHWLPGSPPLLSLYCLLANLCLNAICTVPLTKLRLTHQPKQFVTALLLFSFSQAILIVFLAPRYGINGIMAAGLISQFIQLIYLSPHLPHPKLYHLKRLIRYGRAITLAGLLAFMTLGIERWAIADMLSLAELATYAIAMQWAMAASLLLEPFGLWWFPKRFSFINSSTGITHAALISISACQLSTLIAAGVITIGPVFLTYWLPNDFHASADILPILATMMMFKQASTYLNMGCYQQEDGRSVLLINVISAIVAVTIIFLILPIWGLSALLIGGVSTQWLRLVLFYTWSQRLLPLPYPKMRLLISYLFIALLLIAHYWGSFSIKCLIALMLMSSVLWPWRMALWQQTQVMRRSWLS from the coding sequence ATGAATGCACCTTTAACTGTATTAATTTATGGCATAGCCTTAATCACAAGTAAGTTGGTTGGCTTACTCTTACAGCCTTGGGTTACCCAATGGTTAGGCACAACAGAATATGGTCGATTAGATGTATTAATTACATTAATCACCTGCCTATCTTTAATCGTAACTTTTGGTATCCCAGATGCGATCTGTCGCTTTGCTCATGACAGCGCCATAAAAAGAGATGAATTATTAAGTGGCGCTTTAGGTCTATTGCTGCTTATCTGCTGCGGCTGTTCACTTCTATTCATGACAAATATCGCAACTATCCAACACTGGTTACCAGGCTCACCACCACTGTTATCTCTTTATTGCTTATTGGCTAATTTATGTTTGAATGCGATTTGTACTGTCCCTTTAACTAAGTTACGCCTCACCCACCAGCCCAAGCAATTTGTAACTGCATTACTGCTCTTCTCTTTTAGCCAAGCTATATTGATAGTGTTTTTGGCACCACGCTACGGTATCAACGGCATTATGGCTGCTGGACTTATAAGTCAATTTATCCAACTCATCTACCTTTCCCCTCATTTACCTCACCCTAAGCTCTATCATTTAAAACGCCTAATACGCTACGGACGAGCAATCACCTTGGCTGGTCTATTGGCTTTTATGACATTAGGTATTGAGCGTTGGGCAATAGCCGATATGCTCAGCTTGGCTGAATTAGCCACTTATGCGATTGCAATGCAGTGGGCCATGGCGGCAAGTCTTTTACTTGAACCTTTTGGCTTATGGTGGTTTCCGAAGCGATTCAGCTTTATCAATAGCTCAACAGGGATAACTCATGCGGCACTCATCAGTATCAGCGCTTGCCAATTAAGCACTCTGATTGCAGCTGGGGTCATCACTATAGGTCCAGTGTTCCTTACGTATTGGCTTCCCAATGATTTTCATGCCAGCGCTGATATTTTACCGATACTGGCCACTATGATGATGTTTAAACAGGCATCAACTTACTTAAACATGGGGTGTTATCAACAAGAGGATGGACGAAGTGTCCTATTGATTAATGTGATAAGCGCTATCGTTGCTGTCACTATCATTTTTTTGATATTACCTATTTGGGGACTATCCGCCTTATTAATTGGAGGGGTCAGCACCCAATGGCTTCGACTCGTTCTCTTTTATACATGGAGCCAAAGACTATTACCGCTCCCCTACCCAAAAATGCGCTTACTCATTAGCTATCTCTTCATTGCATTACTGCTTATTGCTCATTACTGGGGCTCATTCAGTATCAAGTGTCTAATCGCACTTATGCTCATGTCATCTGTTCTTTGGCCATGGCGAATGGCGTTATGGCAACAAACTCAAGTCATGAGACGCTCATGGCTATCGTAA
- a CDS encoding glycosyltransferase family 2 protein — protein sequence MKNEIGVSVVIPNYNCLSSLPRAIDSIRIQGMKTEIIVVDDGSTDGSREWLLTQEDIKVIHSHRIGASAARNLAITHCMYELIAFLDADDYWMEAKLQHQLVLHQLCPEITFSFSDYQHVTAQGTKIIGCFDFWPRFNVFINQKEPHRIEETLFPLIFAENVVGTSTVIANKAALMAVGGFDEKLRSASDWDLWLKLAQQGSVGIVNRELCHYVSDRIGAISRDQQARLKAMKAILWRHTDAIKRHPSALIAGYSRWILGIAEYNRSQHAYILAFFQQTLAYCTQPSRRHLRAMGGDILRVLMLKRAK from the coding sequence ATGAAGAACGAAATTGGCGTAAGTGTGGTTATTCCTAACTACAACTGTTTATCGTCATTACCTCGGGCCATTGACAGTATTCGAATTCAAGGGATGAAAACTGAGATTATTGTTGTTGATGATGGCTCGACAGATGGTTCGAGAGAATGGTTGTTAACGCAAGAGGATATTAAAGTCATACATAGTCATCGTATCGGAGCTTCAGCTGCAAGGAATTTAGCGATCACTCATTGTATGTATGAACTCATTGCCTTTCTGGATGCCGATGATTATTGGATGGAAGCCAAATTACAACATCAATTAGTATTGCATCAATTATGCCCAGAGATAACCTTCAGTTTTAGTGACTACCAACATGTCACAGCGCAAGGTACAAAAATTATAGGCTGCTTTGATTTCTGGCCGCGTTTTAATGTATTCATTAATCAGAAAGAGCCGCACCGCATTGAAGAGACATTGTTTCCCCTTATATTTGCAGAGAATGTTGTGGGAACAAGTACTGTTATTGCCAATAAAGCAGCACTGATGGCCGTAGGGGGCTTTGATGAGAAGCTGCGTTCGGCATCTGATTGGGATTTATGGTTGAAATTGGCGCAACAAGGATCGGTTGGCATTGTTAATCGAGAGCTTTGTCATTATGTGTCAGATCGTATTGGTGCGATTAGCAGAGATCAACAAGCTCGGCTTAAAGCGATGAAGGCCATTCTATGGCGGCATACCGACGCGATAAAGCGTCATCCTTCAGCCTTGATTGCGGGCTATAGTCGCTGGATCTTGGGGATTGCAGAGTATAATCGTAGTCAGCACGCTTATATATTGGCTTTTTTTCAACAAACACTGGCTTACTGCACCCAGCCTAGCCGCCGACATTTACGCGCTATGGGGGGGGACATACTTCGTGTGTTGATGCTTAAAAGAGCAAAATAA
- the metA gene encoding homoserine O-acetyltransferase MetA — MPIKIPDRLPATDILRGENIFVMTEARAASQGIRPLKVLLLNLMPKKIETETQFLRLLSNSPLQVDVELLRIDNRPTRNTPQEHLDTFYRQFEMVKSRNFDGLIVTGAPLGLVQFEDVLYWEEIQAIMNWAKDHVTSTLFVCWAAQAGLKLLYDLPKKTRKEKLSGIYHHKTHDCHHPILRGFDETFKAPHSRYADFSPDYLAEHTDLDILATSEQAGVYLAATKDKRNVFVTGHPEYDVTTLHNEYMRDCSEGMEPNIPLNYYPDDDPTQPPVASWRSHGHLLFSNWLNYCVYQQTPFDLDHFSEDNFTKDD, encoded by the coding sequence ATGCCAATTAAAATCCCCGATCGTTTGCCTGCAACGGATATTTTGCGTGGGGAAAATATCTTTGTTATGACGGAAGCACGAGCAGCAAGCCAAGGGATACGTCCGCTAAAAGTACTTCTACTAAACTTAATGCCTAAGAAAATAGAAACTGAGACGCAGTTTTTACGTTTGCTTTCTAATAGCCCGCTTCAAGTGGATGTTGAATTGCTACGAATAGACAATCGTCCTACGAGAAATACCCCTCAAGAGCATTTGGACACTTTCTATCGTCAATTTGAGATGGTGAAGTCACGCAACTTCGATGGATTGATTGTGACTGGCGCACCGTTAGGTTTGGTACAGTTCGAGGATGTTCTATATTGGGAAGAAATCCAAGCGATTATGAATTGGGCAAAAGATCATGTGACTTCAACATTATTTGTATGTTGGGCGGCACAAGCGGGTTTAAAGTTGTTATATGATCTGCCTAAAAAAACACGGAAAGAGAAGTTATCAGGCATTTACCATCATAAAACGCATGATTGTCATCATCCAATTCTTCGTGGCTTTGATGAAACTTTTAAAGCGCCTCACTCCCGCTATGCCGATTTCTCGCCTGATTATTTAGCTGAGCATACTGACCTTGATATTTTGGCGACCTCAGAGCAAGCTGGCGTGTATTTAGCGGCGACGAAAGATAAGCGTAATGTCTTTGTAACAGGCCACCCTGAGTATGATGTCACTACTTTACATAACGAATATATGCGTGATTGTAGTGAAGGTATGGAGCCTAACATCCCTCTGAATTATTACCCTGATGATGATCCAACTCAGCCCCCTGTTGCGAGCTGGCGAAGTCACGGTCATCTATTGTTTTCTAATTGGCTCAATTATTGTGTGTATCAGCAAACACCATTCGATCTTGATCATTTTTCAGAAGATAATTTTACCAAAGATGATTAA
- a CDS encoding cation:proton antiporter → MSVYSTLCFLAAAAMLIAFVNSKIGKMQTTIAITAGALVLSIGIVIAGQNGWFNLQDIAAEQLGKINFESFLLKGILGFLLFAGGLGIKLPNLEDQKWEITVLALGATLFSTFFIGGALWAVCQAIGIQFDFIYCLIFGALISPTDPIAVLAIVKKMDAPRRISTQIEGESLFNDGFGLVLFVTLFTIAFGSEAPTVLGVGQLFLQEAIGGIAYGFALGLLFHYLISATDDHSMELLLTLGIPTAGYVFADVLHVSGPLAMVVAGIMIGNWTRYIGFSKESEDHLDHFWELVDEFLNGVLFLLIGMSMLQFSFHSEDWILMSIAVPLVLLSRYLSVRLSYVGFNHYRDYNPYSVRILTWGGLRGGLALAMAMAIPAGVIVIPEKNIDVREIMLVMTYAVVVFSILVQGSTITSLIQKAKNWESQNS, encoded by the coding sequence ATGTCCGTATACAGTACCTTATGCTTTCTTGCCGCAGCGGCGATGCTCATCGCTTTTGTTAATAGCAAAATCGGCAAGATGCAAACAACCATAGCCATAACAGCCGGAGCGCTGGTTTTATCTATAGGGATCGTTATTGCCGGACAGAATGGTTGGTTTAATCTCCAAGATATCGCCGCAGAACAGCTCGGTAAAATTAACTTTGAAAGCTTCCTTCTCAAAGGGATTTTAGGTTTTCTTCTCTTTGCCGGTGGTTTGGGGATCAAGCTTCCTAACCTCGAAGACCAAAAATGGGAAATCACCGTTTTAGCACTCGGTGCCACGCTCTTTTCTACCTTCTTTATCGGTGGTGCATTGTGGGCGGTCTGCCAAGCGATTGGCATTCAGTTCGACTTTATCTACTGCTTGATCTTTGGTGCACTGATTTCCCCAACCGATCCCATTGCCGTTCTCGCTATCGTAAAGAAAATGGACGCCCCTCGCCGAATCTCAACCCAAATTGAAGGTGAGTCGCTATTTAATGATGGTTTTGGTTTGGTGTTATTCGTTACCCTCTTCACTATCGCTTTTGGCAGTGAAGCACCAACGGTATTAGGCGTGGGTCAGCTCTTCTTACAAGAAGCGATTGGCGGTATTGCGTATGGCTTTGCACTAGGGCTGTTATTCCATTACCTGATCAGCGCAACAGATGACCACTCAATGGAATTACTATTAACACTAGGTATTCCAACGGCAGGTTATGTTTTTGCCGATGTACTTCATGTTTCAGGCCCGCTAGCCATGGTCGTAGCAGGTATCATGATCGGTAACTGGACGCGCTACATTGGCTTTTCTAAAGAGAGTGAAGATCACCTTGATCACTTCTGGGAACTGGTTGATGAATTCCTAAACGGCGTCCTTTTCCTACTGATCGGTATGAGCATGCTGCAATTTAGCTTCCACTCAGAGGATTGGATCTTAATGTCGATTGCCGTGCCACTTGTATTACTTAGCCGTTACTTAAGTGTTCGTCTTTCTTATGTCGGCTTTAATCACTATCGTGATTACAACCCGTACTCTGTTCGTATCCTAACATGGGGCGGGTTGCGCGGCGGCTTAGCGCTTGCGATGGCAATGGCGATTCCTGCTGGTGTTATTGTTATTCCAGAGAAAAACATAGATGTACGTGAGATCATGCTTGTCATGACTTATGCCGTTGTCGTTTTCTCCATTCTGGTACAAGGTTCAACCATTACCTCTTTGATCCAGAAAGCAAAGAACTGGGAATCACAAAATAGCTAA